In Microbacterium sp. 1.5R, the following are encoded in one genomic region:
- the rpsL gene encoding 30S ribosomal protein S12 produces the protein MPTIQQLVRKGRSPKVSKTKAPALKSNPQQAGVCTRVYTTTPKKPNSAMRKVARVKLRNGTEVTAYIPGEGHNLQEHSLVLVRGGRVKDLPGVRYKIVRGALDTQAVKNRKQARSRYGAKKG, from the coding sequence GTGCCAACCATTCAGCAGTTGGTTCGCAAGGGTCGCTCGCCCAAGGTCTCGAAGACCAAGGCGCCTGCACTCAAGTCGAACCCGCAGCAGGCCGGGGTCTGCACCCGCGTCTACACCACCACCCCGAAGAAGCCGAACTCGGCGATGCGCAAGGTCGCTCGTGTGAAGCTCCGCAACGGCACCGAGGTCACCGCCTACATCCCCGGTGAGGGTCACAACCTCCAGGAGCACTCGCTGGTGCTCGTCCGTGGAGGCCGTGTCAAGGACCTCCCCGGTGTCCGTTACAAGATCGTCCGTGGCGCCCTGGACACCCAGGCCGTCAAGAACCGTAAGCAGGCTCGCAGCCGCTACGGCGCAAAGAAGGGCTGA
- a CDS encoding sugar ABC transporter permease: MSTTDIGTTARTVAVEQNLAPRRRSFGAWFADTGWRHVVAIVVSAFALFPLLYVVSASLNPRGTLTGSNQLFSAFGFDSYVRILSDPQNPYGLWFLNTLVIAVVTGAVTVFIGALAAYAFSRMRFAGRRIGLVTIVVVQMFPQLLAVVAIFLLMSTLGDWFPAIGLNTHTGLILVYLGGALGVNTYLMYGFFNTLPMELDEAARIDGAGHARIFFTMILPLVAPILAVVALLSFIGTVNEYVIASVMLVDVEQQTLVVGLTKLVANPRYADWSAFSAGAVMAAIPVMILFLFLQRYIVGGLTAGATKG; the protein is encoded by the coding sequence ATGAGCACCACGGACATCGGCACCACCGCCCGCACCGTCGCCGTCGAACAGAACCTCGCGCCGCGTCGCCGCAGCTTCGGCGCATGGTTCGCCGACACCGGATGGCGCCATGTGGTCGCCATCGTCGTCAGCGCCTTCGCGCTGTTCCCGCTGCTGTACGTCGTCTCGGCCTCGCTCAATCCGAGAGGAACACTGACCGGATCGAACCAGCTGTTCTCGGCGTTCGGCTTCGACAGCTACGTGCGCATCCTGAGCGACCCGCAGAACCCCTACGGGCTGTGGTTCCTGAACACGCTCGTCATCGCCGTGGTCACGGGAGCCGTGACGGTGTTCATCGGCGCCCTCGCGGCATACGCCTTCTCGCGCATGCGCTTCGCGGGTCGCCGCATCGGCCTCGTCACGATCGTCGTCGTGCAGATGTTCCCGCAGCTCCTCGCCGTGGTCGCGATCTTCCTGCTGATGTCGACGCTGGGGGACTGGTTCCCCGCGATCGGACTGAACACGCACACGGGGTTGATCCTCGTCTACCTCGGCGGCGCGCTCGGGGTGAACACCTATTTGATGTACGGGTTCTTCAACACCCTGCCGATGGAGCTCGATGAAGCGGCGCGCATCGACGGCGCCGGACACGCGCGCATCTTCTTCACGATGATCCTGCCGCTGGTCGCGCCGATCCTCGCGGTCGTCGCGCTGCTGTCGTTCATCGGCACGGTGAACGAGTACGTGATCGCGAGCGTCATGCTCGTCGATGTCGAGCAGCAGACCCTGGTGGTCGGTCTCACCAAGCTCGTCGCCAACCCTCGATACGCGGACTGGTCGGCCTTCTCGGCCGGCGCGGTGATGGCCGCCATCCCGGTGATGATCCTGTTCCTGTTCCTGCAGCGGTACATCGTCGGCGGACTGACCGCGGGCGCCACGAAGGGCTGA
- a CDS encoding ABC transporter permease subunit, with product MTDTAEPTAPLTKRQRQAAGIAEAASGPIGWMLLKILLLAIVDAIALYAAFVLFGQQEWLVLGLVVAVTVLVNYIYFSRKRIPAKYLTPGIIFLIIFQVFTLLYTGYIGFTNYGTGHNGTKDQAISSLLASAQERVEDSPTYPVTVVEQFGTYGLLVTDPDSGDALLGTAEQPLEEVDAEFDGDQAVAVDGWTTLPLAKVFTLSEELEKLSVPFSDDPNDGSLRAPDGQKGYLYVSTLEYDADADTITDTTTGAVYSDTGEGSFIAEDGAELLPGWQTTVGFDNFVRAVTDDSIRGPLISVTIWTFVFAVLSVATTFFLGLLLALVFNNTRMRFRNGYRIILILPYAFPAFLSALVWAGMMNESFGFINQVIFGGADIPWLTDPNLAKVSVLLVNLWLGFPYMFLVCMGALQGIPEDVNEAAVMDGANPWQVFRRIKLPLLLVTVAPLLISSFAFNFNNFNLIYMLTKGGPRFDDVSIPVGHTDILISMVYKVAFTGQSRDYGLASAFTILIFIVVATISIISFRKTKALEELN from the coding sequence ATGACAGACACCGCCGAGCCCACGGCTCCACTCACCAAGCGCCAGCGCCAGGCCGCCGGCATCGCCGAGGCCGCATCCGGGCCGATCGGCTGGATGCTCCTGAAGATCCTGCTGCTGGCGATCGTCGACGCCATCGCGCTGTATGCGGCGTTCGTCCTCTTCGGGCAGCAGGAGTGGCTGGTGCTCGGCCTGGTCGTGGCCGTCACCGTGCTCGTCAACTACATCTACTTCTCGCGCAAGCGCATCCCCGCGAAGTACCTCACGCCCGGCATCATCTTCCTGATCATCTTCCAGGTGTTCACGCTGCTGTACACCGGGTACATCGGCTTCACCAACTACGGCACCGGCCACAACGGCACGAAGGACCAGGCGATCTCGTCGCTCCTCGCCTCCGCCCAGGAGCGCGTCGAGGACTCCCCGACGTACCCGGTCACGGTCGTCGAGCAGTTCGGCACCTACGGCCTGCTGGTGACCGATCCCGACTCCGGCGACGCGCTGCTCGGCACGGCCGAGCAGCCCCTGGAGGAGGTCGACGCCGAGTTCGACGGCGACCAGGCTGTGGCCGTCGACGGCTGGACCACGCTGCCCCTCGCGAAGGTGTTCACGCTCTCGGAAGAGCTGGAGAAGCTCTCGGTGCCGTTCAGCGACGACCCCAACGACGGCAGCCTGCGTGCGCCCGACGGCCAGAAGGGCTACCTGTACGTCTCGACGCTCGAGTACGACGCGGATGCCGACACCATCACCGACACCACGACCGGCGCGGTGTACTCCGACACGGGGGAGGGGTCGTTCATCGCCGAGGACGGCGCCGAGCTGCTCCCCGGCTGGCAGACCACCGTCGGGTTCGACAACTTCGTGCGCGCGGTCACCGACGACTCCATCCGCGGCCCGCTCATCTCGGTGACGATCTGGACCTTCGTGTTCGCGGTGCTCTCCGTGGCGACGACGTTCTTCCTCGGCCTGCTCCTCGCGCTGGTGTTCAACAACACACGGATGCGCTTCCGCAACGGGTACCGGATCATCCTGATCCTCCCGTACGCATTCCCCGCGTTCCTCTCCGCGCTCGTCTGGGCCGGGATGATGAACGAGAGCTTCGGCTTCATCAACCAGGTGATCTTCGGGGGAGCGGACATCCCCTGGCTCACCGATCCGAACCTCGCGAAGGTCTCGGTGCTGCTGGTGAACCTCTGGCTCGGCTTCCCCTACATGTTCCTCGTCTGCATGGGCGCCCTCCAGGGCATCCCCGAAGACGTCAACGAGGCCGCGGTGATGGACGGCGCCAACCCGTGGCAGGTCTTCCGGCGCATCAAGCTTCCGCTGCTGCTCGTCACGGTGGCGCCGCTGCTGATCTCGTCGTTCGCGTTCAACTTCAACAACTTCAACCTGATCTACATGCTGACCAAGGGCGGGCCGCGGTTCGACGATGTCAGCATTCCGGTCGGGCACACCGACATCCTGATCTCGATGGTCTACAAGGTGGCTTTCACGGGGCAGTCCCGCGACTACGGCCTCGCCTCCGCGTTCACGATCCTGATCTTCATCGTGGTCGCGACGATCTCGATCATCAGCTTCCGCAAGACCAAGGCCCTCGAGGAGCTGAACTGA
- a CDS encoding sugar ABC transporter substrate-binding protein, whose protein sequence is MKVNKRGIVAAGVIAIVSTLSLAGCSTATDGGDASEGENGGTLTVWVDAERVDALQSAADSYEEKTGVKVELVGKSVDDMKDDFIQQVPTGKGPDVVMGAHDWLGELSTNGVVAPLELGDSSADYLPVALQAATYDGTVYMLPYAVENIAVLRNADMVPAAATSFDDMVSKGAFVVEQGTEGNPYHLYPFQTAFGAPVFGTDDSGSYDSADLQLGSEGGTAFADWLAAQGAAGTLNTDVDGEIAKQQFLDGTASFWLTGPWNVGAAVDAGINVAIDPIPSPTGETASPFAGVKGFFVSSESKNKVAANDFLVNYIGTEEVQLELFEAGNILPALTAAADSAASDPIIAGFQAVGADAVPMPAIPAMGSVWEFWGVAEAAIINGSDPASTWQKLVDDVTAAIK, encoded by the coding sequence ATGAAGGTGAACAAGAGGGGCATCGTCGCCGCCGGCGTCATCGCGATCGTTTCGACTCTTTCCCTGGCCGGTTGCTCGACCGCGACCGACGGCGGCGACGCATCCGAGGGTGAGAACGGCGGCACGCTGACCGTCTGGGTCGACGCCGAGCGCGTCGACGCGCTGCAGAGCGCCGCCGACTCCTACGAGGAGAAGACCGGAGTCAAGGTCGAGCTCGTCGGCAAGTCCGTCGACGACATGAAGGACGACTTCATCCAGCAGGTGCCGACCGGCAAGGGCCCCGATGTGGTCATGGGCGCGCACGACTGGCTCGGAGAGCTCTCGACCAACGGCGTGGTCGCCCCGCTCGAGCTCGGCGACTCGTCGGCCGACTACCTGCCCGTCGCCCTTCAGGCGGCGACCTACGACGGAACCGTCTACATGCTTCCCTACGCGGTCGAGAACATCGCCGTGCTGCGCAACGCCGACATGGTGCCCGCCGCCGCGACGAGCTTCGACGACATGGTCTCGAAGGGCGCGTTCGTCGTCGAGCAGGGCACCGAGGGCAACCCGTACCACCTGTACCCGTTCCAGACGGCGTTCGGCGCTCCGGTCTTCGGCACCGACGACTCGGGCAGCTACGACTCCGCAGATCTGCAGCTCGGCAGCGAGGGCGGAACGGCCTTCGCCGACTGGCTCGCCGCTCAGGGCGCCGCAGGCACGCTGAACACCGACGTCGACGGCGAGATCGCCAAGCAGCAGTTCCTCGACGGCACCGCGTCCTTCTGGCTGACCGGCCCGTGGAACGTCGGCGCCGCAGTCGACGCCGGCATCAACGTCGCGATCGACCCGATCCCCAGCCCCACGGGTGAGACCGCGTCGCCGTTCGCCGGCGTCAAGGGCTTCTTCGTGAGCTCCGAGTCGAAGAACAAGGTCGCCGCGAATGACTTCCTCGTGAACTACATCGGCACTGAAGAGGTGCAGCTCGAGCTGTTCGAGGCCGGCAACATCCTCCCCGCGCTGACGGCCGCCGCCGATTCCGCCGCCTCCGACCCGATCATCGCCGGCTTCCAGGCCGTCGGTGCGGATGCCGTCCCGATGCCCGCGATCCCCGCGATGGGATCGGTCTGGGAGTTCTGGGGCGTGGCCGAGGCCGCGATCATCAACGGCTCCGACCCGGCGTCGACGTGGCAGAAGCTCGTCGACGACGTCACCGCAGCGATCAAGTAA
- a CDS encoding YajQ family cyclic di-GMP-binding protein, with protein MADSSFDIVSKVDHQEAENALNQARKEIEQRYDFKGTGASIAWSGEQILIIAGTEERAKAVLDVFQSKLIKRGISLKSLESGEPFASGKEFRIVSTLKDGISSENAKKINKLIRDEGPKGVKSQIQGDELRVQSKSRDDLQSVIALLKGADLDLDLQFINYR; from the coding sequence ATGGCTGACAGTTCCTTTGACATCGTCTCGAAAGTGGATCACCAGGAGGCCGAGAACGCCCTGAACCAGGCGCGCAAGGAGATCGAGCAGCGCTACGACTTCAAGGGCACGGGCGCCTCCATCGCCTGGAGCGGCGAGCAGATCCTGATCATCGCCGGCACCGAGGAGCGCGCGAAGGCCGTTCTCGACGTCTTCCAGTCGAAGCTCATCAAGCGCGGCATCTCGCTCAAGAGCCTCGAGTCGGGCGAACCCTTCGCCAGCGGCAAGGAGTTCCGCATCGTCTCGACCCTCAAGGACGGCATCTCCTCGGAGAACGCGAAGAAGATTAACAAGCTCATCCGCGACGAGGGTCCGAAGGGCGTGAAGAGCCAGATCCAGGGCGACGAGCTGCGCGTGCAGTCGAAGAGCCGCGACGACCTCCAGTCGGTGATCGCGCTGCTCAAGGGCGCGGATCTCGATCTCGACCTGCAGTTCATCAACTACCGCTGA
- a CDS encoding GntR family transcriptional regulator, which translates to MNTNNSMTSIRESKQLLAEEVFQHIGAQIVDGVLEPGYRIRDVDVAEELHVSRTPVREALQRLERLGLVTMYPSRYTEVTAVTAETVEQTLEFAGYQAGMAARMGVARMSQQDRESLAALVEEMYTALDDDVHISNTRWAVFSFLSARSRNAQHQVLINDASMALFRNLRGWSVPENDRERMLQVYRDFHDAVLRGDADEAEQQARLMHYV; encoded by the coding sequence ATGAACACCAACAACTCGATGACGAGTATTCGAGAAAGCAAGCAGCTCTTGGCGGAGGAGGTGTTTCAGCACATCGGCGCGCAGATCGTCGACGGTGTGCTGGAGCCGGGGTATCGCATCCGCGATGTCGACGTCGCCGAAGAACTGCATGTGTCACGGACTCCGGTGCGAGAGGCGTTACAGCGTCTCGAGCGTCTCGGGCTCGTGACGATGTACCCGAGCAGATACACCGAGGTCACCGCCGTCACGGCAGAGACCGTCGAGCAGACGCTCGAGTTCGCGGGGTATCAGGCGGGGATGGCCGCGCGGATGGGCGTCGCGCGGATGAGCCAGCAGGACCGCGAGAGTCTCGCCGCACTGGTCGAGGAGATGTACACGGCGCTCGATGACGACGTGCACATCTCCAACACACGGTGGGCGGTGTTCTCGTTCCTCAGCGCGCGCAGTCGTAACGCGCAGCACCAGGTGCTGATCAACGACGCGAGCATGGCTCTCTTCCGCAATCTCCGCGGCTGGAGCGTGCCCGAGAACGACCGCGAGCGCATGCTCCAGGTCTACCGGGACTTCCACGACGCGGTGCTGCGCGGCGATGCCGACGAGGCCGAGCAGCAGGCCCGTCTGATGCATTACGTCTGA
- a CDS encoding alpha/beta hydrolase, whose product MPEWIPDVLGDEFEQLTLELGEDDEGPLVATLVRAVPRDRPWWDRLRGQSLPLDDVDVLYVHGWSDYFFQKRLARFWTSRGARFFALDLRKYGRSLRDGQTPGYITDLVAYDEDIAAALSAMGHGTGAAASPRRLVLLGHSTGGLTLSLWASRHPETADAVILNSPWLEFQVASARPLIAPVAELQARWAPREVAPQVDLGFYTRAQQEVADPDDPVEVNLLWRPAQTMAVHAGWFHAILTGHAKVAAGLTIDAPVCVLLSARSATPTRWSEDLTRADSVLVVDDIARASLKLGPSVTVERIDGALHDVFLSRHGAREEAYRRLDRWVRGWTAARRQ is encoded by the coding sequence ATGCCTGAGTGGATACCGGACGTCCTCGGCGACGAGTTCGAGCAGCTCACGCTCGAGCTCGGCGAGGACGATGAGGGACCGCTCGTCGCCACGCTCGTGCGTGCGGTGCCGCGGGACCGGCCCTGGTGGGACCGGCTGCGCGGGCAGAGCCTCCCGCTGGACGATGTCGACGTGCTCTATGTGCACGGCTGGTCGGACTACTTCTTCCAGAAGCGGCTCGCTCGATTCTGGACGTCTCGCGGGGCGCGCTTCTTCGCGCTCGACCTGCGCAAGTACGGCCGGAGTCTGCGCGATGGGCAGACTCCCGGCTACATCACCGACCTCGTCGCGTACGACGAGGACATCGCCGCGGCTCTGTCCGCGATGGGGCACGGGACTGGAGCCGCGGCATCCCCCCGGCGGCTCGTGCTGCTCGGCCACTCGACCGGCGGACTCACCCTGAGCCTGTGGGCGTCGCGGCACCCCGAGACGGCGGATGCCGTGATCCTGAACAGCCCCTGGCTCGAGTTCCAGGTCGCTTCCGCCCGCCCGCTCATCGCTCCGGTCGCCGAGCTGCAGGCCAGGTGGGCTCCTCGGGAGGTCGCGCCGCAGGTCGATCTCGGTTTCTACACCCGCGCGCAGCAGGAGGTCGCCGACCCCGACGATCCGGTCGAGGTGAACCTCCTCTGGCGTCCGGCGCAGACGATGGCCGTCCACGCGGGGTGGTTCCACGCGATACTCACCGGACACGCCAAGGTCGCGGCGGGGCTGACGATCGACGCGCCCGTGTGCGTGCTGCTGTCCGCGCGCTCAGCGACGCCCACGCGATGGTCGGAGGACCTCACCCGAGCAGACTCGGTCTTGGTCGTCGACGACATCGCGCGGGCGTCGCTGAAGCTCGGTCCGTCTGTCACTGTCGAGCGCATCGACGGAGCCCTGCACGACGTCTTCCTCTCGCGGCATGGGGCCAGAGAGGAAGCGTATCGCCGCCTCGACCGATGGGTCAGAGGCTGGACGGCCGCGCGCCGACAGTGA
- a CDS encoding FAD-dependent oxidoreductase: MTKLRLAIVGAGPAGIYAADILLKAERKFDVSIDLFEQLPAPYGLVRYGVAPDHPRIKGIVNALRDVLDRGDIRLFGNVRFGEDITLDDLKKHYNAVIFATGAIRDTTLDIPGIDAVGAYGAADYVSWFDGHPDVPREWPLDAASVGVLGNGNVALDVARMLAKHAEDLLVTEVPENVYEGLKASAVTDVHVFGRRGPAQVKFTPLELRELGELRDVDMVVYDEDFDYDEASKDAVASNKQVMVIDRILQSWRKRDSVNNAGGTASRRLHLHFWARPVEVRKDDAGRVAALVYERTKPDGQGGAVGTGEMREVPLQALYRAIGYFGSPLPGVPFDKKHGVIPNREGQVLAKDSNQQMPGIYATGWIKRGPVGLIGHTKSDAMETVRHIINDQGSWWHPEDPSEEAIPALLLERGVKWTDLEGWHRLDEYEVALGAPHERARVKVVPRDEMVRVSRGE, from the coding sequence ATGACCAAGCTCAGACTGGCCATCGTCGGAGCGGGCCCCGCCGGCATCTACGCAGCAGACATCCTGCTGAAGGCCGAGCGCAAGTTCGACGTCTCCATCGATCTCTTCGAGCAGCTCCCCGCCCCCTACGGCCTGGTCCGCTACGGCGTCGCACCCGACCACCCGCGCATCAAGGGCATCGTCAACGCGCTGCGCGATGTGCTCGACCGCGGTGACATCCGGCTGTTCGGCAACGTGCGGTTCGGCGAGGACATCACCCTCGACGACCTGAAGAAGCACTACAACGCGGTCATCTTCGCCACCGGTGCGATCCGTGACACGACGCTCGACATCCCCGGTATCGACGCGGTCGGCGCCTACGGGGCAGCAGACTACGTGAGCTGGTTCGACGGCCACCCCGATGTGCCGCGCGAGTGGCCGCTCGACGCCGCATCCGTCGGTGTGCTGGGCAATGGCAACGTCGCTCTCGACGTCGCCCGCATGCTGGCGAAGCACGCCGAAGACCTGCTCGTCACCGAGGTGCCGGAGAACGTCTACGAGGGTCTCAAGGCGAGCGCCGTCACCGATGTGCACGTGTTCGGACGCCGCGGACCCGCTCAGGTCAAGTTCACCCCGCTCGAGCTGCGTGAGCTCGGCGAGCTGCGTGACGTCGACATGGTCGTCTACGACGAGGACTTCGACTACGACGAGGCGTCGAAAGACGCGGTGGCCAGCAACAAGCAGGTCATGGTGATCGACCGCATCCTGCAGTCGTGGCGCAAGCGCGACTCGGTCAACAATGCGGGAGGCACGGCATCGCGTCGTCTGCACCTGCACTTCTGGGCCCGCCCGGTCGAGGTCCGCAAGGACGACGCCGGTCGCGTCGCGGCCCTCGTCTACGAGCGCACGAAGCCCGACGGACAGGGCGGTGCCGTGGGCACGGGCGAGATGCGCGAGGTTCCGCTGCAGGCGCTCTACCGCGCCATCGGCTACTTCGGCTCGCCGCTTCCGGGCGTTCCGTTCGACAAGAAGCACGGCGTCATCCCCAACCGCGAGGGCCAGGTGCTCGCCAAGGACTCGAACCAGCAGATGCCCGGCATCTACGCGACGGGGTGGATCAAGCGCGGACCGGTGGGCCTGATCGGCCACACCAAGTCGGATGCCATGGAGACCGTGCGGCACATCATCAACGACCAGGGCTCGTGGTGGCACCCGGAGGACCCGTCTGAAGAGGCGATCCCCGCCCTGCTGCTCGAGCGCGGTGTGAAGTGGACCGACCTCGAAGGCTGGCACCGGCTCGACGAGTACGAGGTCGCTCTCGGTGCGCCGCACGAGCGCGCGCGCGTCAAGGTCGTGCCGCGTGACGAGATGGTGCGCGTCTCCCGCGGAGAGTGA
- a CDS encoding polyprenyl synthetase family protein, producing MTSSRVAPGSRLASRLGFSDRVFIGTAGRRIAQAIEDGLELVETGLADDVRVADPLADAASRYLYEAGGKRIRPVLTLLAAQLGDGNTDQVIDVAKALEITHLGSLYHDDVMDGADRRRGVPAAQTVWGNNIAILTGDILFSRASQLMSRLGERAIRLQADTFERLVLGQMHETIGAQPDDDPIEFYLQVLADKTGSLIAAATQGGVIFSNAPSEYEEPLRVYGEKIGVAFQLLDDVIDLSAKPEDTGKVPGTDLRAGVPTMPYLLLKAEADDASIGLAARIDDGVARIAEGADPAILDGPLTELRDHVGTQKTLALAHSWTQDAIDALAPLPRGTVREALTRFAETLVERSS from the coding sequence GTGACTTCGAGCCGCGTAGCCCCGGGTTCGCGACTGGCGAGCCGTCTCGGTTTCAGCGACCGTGTCTTCATCGGCACCGCCGGTCGACGCATCGCGCAGGCGATCGAAGACGGGCTCGAGCTCGTCGAGACCGGTCTTGCCGACGACGTGCGTGTGGCCGATCCGCTCGCCGATGCCGCCAGCCGCTATCTGTACGAGGCGGGGGGCAAGCGCATCCGCCCCGTGCTGACGCTGCTCGCGGCCCAGCTCGGCGACGGCAACACCGATCAGGTGATCGATGTCGCGAAGGCGCTCGAGATCACCCATCTCGGCTCGCTGTATCACGACGACGTCATGGACGGTGCGGATCGCCGTCGCGGAGTGCCCGCGGCGCAGACCGTGTGGGGCAACAACATCGCGATCCTGACCGGCGACATCCTCTTCTCCCGTGCGAGCCAGCTGATGTCGCGTCTGGGTGAGCGGGCCATCCGGCTGCAGGCCGACACCTTCGAGCGCCTCGTCCTCGGACAGATGCACGAGACGATCGGCGCTCAGCCCGACGATGATCCCATCGAGTTCTACCTCCAGGTGCTGGCCGACAAGACCGGCTCTCTCATCGCCGCGGCGACGCAGGGCGGCGTGATCTTCTCCAACGCACCGTCGGAGTACGAAGAGCCGCTGCGCGTGTACGGCGAGAAGATCGGCGTCGCCTTCCAGCTGCTCGACGACGTCATCGACCTGTCGGCGAAGCCCGAGGACACCGGCAAGGTGCCGGGCACCGACCTGCGGGCCGGGGTTCCGACGATGCCGTACCTGCTGCTGAAGGCCGAGGCCGATGACGCCTCGATCGGTCTCGCCGCTCGCATCGACGACGGGGTGGCGCGCATCGCCGAAGGGGCCGACCCCGCGATCCTCGACGGACCGCTGACCGAGCTCCGCGACCACGTCGGAACGCAGAAGACCCTCGCGCTCGCGCACTCCTGGACTCAGGATGCGATCGACGCGCTCGCCCCGCTCCCGCGTGGCACCGTGCGCGAAGCGCTCACTCGTTTCGCAGAGACCCTCGTCGAACGCTCCAGCTGA
- a CDS encoding ubiquinone/menaquinone biosynthesis methyltransferase: MFDQVAAGYDRTNTAMTVGNDALWRAATTRAVAPKPGEKILDLGAGTASSSASLARSGAQVVAADFSPGMLAEGQRRHGSIRNLSFVQADATDLPFDDGEFDAVTMSYALRNVNDPKKALRELLRVTKPGGRLVINEFSTPPGSVFRAAYRFYNSQVLPRVARVAGTNGDAYDYLNESIRDWPDQKKLAAWIREAGWTEVEYRNLSFGIVALHRAFKPA; this comes from the coding sequence ATGTTCGACCAGGTCGCCGCGGGCTACGACCGGACGAATACGGCGATGACGGTCGGCAACGACGCGCTCTGGCGCGCAGCCACGACGAGGGCCGTCGCCCCGAAGCCGGGGGAGAAGATCCTCGACCTCGGCGCGGGCACCGCGTCCTCGTCGGCATCCCTCGCCCGCAGCGGTGCGCAGGTCGTCGCCGCCGACTTCTCGCCGGGCATGCTCGCCGAGGGGCAGCGCCGCCACGGCAGCATCCGCAATCTCTCGTTCGTGCAGGCGGATGCCACCGATCTGCCGTTCGACGACGGCGAGTTCGACGCCGTCACCATGTCGTACGCGCTGCGCAACGTCAACGACCCGAAGAAGGCGCTGCGTGAGCTGCTGCGCGTCACGAAGCCGGGCGGTCGTCTGGTGATCAACGAGTTCTCGACCCCGCCGGGCTCGGTCTTCCGCGCCGCGTACCGCTTCTACAACTCGCAGGTGCTTCCTCGGGTGGCTCGCGTCGCCGGCACCAACGGCGACGCCTACGACTACCTGAACGAGTCGATCCGTGACTGGCCCGACCAGAAGAAGCTCGCCGCGTGGATCCGCGAGGCCGGGTGGACCGAGGTCGAATACCGCAACCTCTCGTTCGGTATCGTCGCGCTGCACCGGGCGTTCAAGCCCGCGTGA
- a CDS encoding isochorismate synthase, whose product MSSRLVVETREIDPVEDLLAYADPSRPLAWLRRGDGIVAVGDAIVETVRIPAGAAALRSAAIARAWRELAQDAEIDDELGLPGSGLVAFGALTFDEDSAADSILVVPALVIGRHHGRTWITRIRSSSASAPAPEPRPTATEPRPEAATIAYGPHWAGTVGPGAQSPQGYQDSVRQALERIAAGELSKVVLARDLTGSIPAGSDLRRLVRALSTGYPDTWAFAVDGLIGASPETLVTVQQRTVTARVLAGTIGRGADADADTVASSHLASSTKDLDEHEYAVQSVLASLRPHTRALAASEQPFLLKLPNLFHLATDVEGELADGGSSLDLVGALHPTAAVAGTPTSAAIAAIRELEPFDRGRYAGPVGWVDAAGNGEWAIALRCAQFTPAETDIAVTAYAGAGIVAGSDPESELLETRVKFRPLVDALA is encoded by the coding sequence GTGAGCAGCAGGCTGGTCGTGGAGACCCGTGAGATCGATCCGGTCGAGGATCTCCTGGCCTACGCCGACCCGTCGCGGCCTCTCGCCTGGCTGCGCCGCGGCGACGGCATCGTCGCCGTCGGCGACGCCATCGTCGAGACGGTCCGCATCCCCGCCGGCGCAGCGGCCCTGCGATCCGCTGCGATCGCTCGGGCATGGCGAGAGCTCGCTCAGGATGCCGAGATCGACGACGAGCTCGGGCTCCCCGGCTCCGGACTGGTCGCCTTCGGTGCGCTGACCTTCGACGAGGACTCCGCCGCCGACAGCATCCTCGTCGTGCCGGCGCTCGTGATCGGTCGACACCACGGGCGCACCTGGATCACCCGCATCCGCTCGTCCTCGGCGTCGGCACCCGCGCCCGAGCCGCGGCCCACTGCAACCGAGCCGCGGCCTGAGGCGGCGACGATCGCCTACGGCCCGCACTGGGCCGGCACCGTCGGCCCCGGTGCCCAGAGCCCGCAGGGCTATCAGGACTCGGTGCGCCAAGCACTCGAACGCATCGCCGCCGGCGAGCTCAGCAAGGTCGTACTCGCACGCGACCTCACCGGCAGCATCCCGGCCGGTTCCGACCTGCGCCGGCTCGTGCGCGCGCTGTCGACCGGATACCCCGACACGTGGGCGTTCGCTGTCGACGGGCTGATCGGCGCGAGTCCCGAGACCCTCGTCACCGTGCAGCAGCGCACCGTCACCGCCCGCGTGCTCGCCGGAACGATCGGTCGCGGAGCCGACGCGGATGCCGACACCGTCGCATCCAGCCACCTGGCCTCCAGCACCAAGGACCTCGACGAGCACGAGTACGCGGTGCAGAGCGTGCTGGCCTCGCTGCGTCCGCACACCCGCGCACTGGCGGCGAGCGAGCAGCCGTTCCTGCTCAAGCTGCCGAACCTCTTCCACCTGGCGACCGACGTCGAGGGCGAGCTGGCCGATGGCGGCTCGTCACTCGACCTGGTCGGGGCCCTGCATCCGACCGCCGCCGTGGCCGGCACCCCGACGTCTGCGGCGATCGCGGCGATCCGCGAGCTCGAGCCGTTCGACCGCGGGCGGTATGCCGGTCCGGTGGGGTGGGTCGACGCGGCCGGCAACGGCGAGTGGGCCATCGCGCTGCGCTGTGCGCAGTTCACCCCCGCCGAGACCGACATCGCCGTCACCGCCTACGCGGGCGCAGGCATCGTCGCAGGCTCCGACCCCGAGTCCGAGCTGCTCGAGACCCGCGTCAAGTTCCGTCCGCTGGTCGACGCGCTCGCCTGA